Proteins encoded by one window of Streptomyces sp. NBC_01571:
- a CDS encoding inositol-3-phosphate synthase, translating to MGSVRVAIVGVGNCAASLVQGVEYYKDADPATKVPGLMHVQFGDYHVGDVEFVAAFDVDAKKVGLDLSDAIGASENNTIKICDVPNKGITVQRGHTLDGLGKYYRMTIEESAEAPVDVVQILKDKQVDVLVCYLPVGSENAAKFYAQCAIDAKVAFVNALPVFIAGTKEWADKFTEAGVPIVGDDIKSQVGATITHRVMAKLFEDRGVRLERTMQLNVGGNMDFKNMLERDRLESKKISKTQAVTSQIPDRDLGEKNVHIGPSDYVAWLDDRKWAYVRLEGRAFGDVPLNLEYKLEVWDSPNSAGVIIDALRAAKIAKDRGIGGPILSASSYFMKSPPVQYFDDEAFANVEKFIKGEVER from the coding sequence ATGGGTTCGGTTCGCGTAGCCATCGTCGGCGTGGGCAACTGCGCCGCCTCGCTGGTTCAGGGCGTCGAGTACTACAAGGACGCCGACCCGGCGACCAAGGTCCCCGGCCTGATGCACGTCCAGTTCGGCGACTACCACGTCGGTGACGTCGAGTTCGTCGCCGCCTTCGACGTCGACGCGAAGAAGGTCGGCCTCGACCTCTCCGACGCCATCGGTGCCAGCGAGAACAACACCATCAAGATCTGCGATGTCCCCAACAAGGGCATCACGGTTCAGCGCGGCCACACCCTGGACGGTCTCGGTAAGTACTACCGCATGACCATCGAGGAGTCCGCCGAGGCCCCGGTCGACGTGGTCCAGATCCTCAAGGACAAGCAGGTCGACGTCCTCGTCTGCTACCTGCCCGTCGGTTCCGAGAACGCGGCGAAGTTCTACGCCCAGTGCGCCATCGACGCCAAGGTCGCCTTCGTCAACGCCCTCCCGGTCTTCATCGCCGGCACCAAGGAGTGGGCGGACAAGTTCACCGAGGCCGGTGTCCCGATCGTCGGCGACGACATCAAGTCGCAGGTCGGCGCCACCATCACGCACCGTGTGATGGCGAAGCTGTTCGAGGACCGCGGTGTCCGTCTCGAGCGCACCATGCAGCTCAACGTCGGCGGCAACATGGACTTCAAGAACATGCTGGAGCGCGACCGCCTCGAGTCCAAGAAGATCTCGAAGACGCAGGCCGTCACCTCGCAGATCCCCGACCGCGACCTGGGCGAGAAGAACGTCCACATCGGTCCTTCGGACTACGTGGCCTGGCTCGACGACCGCAAGTGGGCGTACGTCCGCCTCGAGGGCCGTGCCTTCGGTGACGTTCCGCTGAACCTGGAGTACAAGCTCGAGGTCTGGGACTCCCCGAACTCGGCCGGTGTCATCATCGACGCCCTGCGCGCCGCGAAGATCGCCAAGGACCGCGGCATCGGCGGCCCGATCCTGTCGGCGTCGTCCTACTTCATGAAGTCCCCGCCGGTCCAGTACTTCGACGACGAGGCCTTCGCCAACGTCGAGAAGTTCATCAAGGGCGAGGTCGAGCGCTAG
- a CDS encoding MFS transporter, which produces MAVVRDLRVLLRLQNFRRLLGVRLLSQGADGVFQVALATYVVFSPEKQTSAASIASAMAVLLLPYSLIGPFAGVLLDRWRRRQVFLYGNLLRAALACLTAVLMLSHVPAWLFYASALCVTAVNRFVLAGLSAALPRVVDPDRLVIANSLSPTAGTLAATAGGGLAFVVRLVGSDSDSAVVLVGAALYLCAALAALRISPELLGPEQHLVRPNLRTALAGTARGLVAGVRHLAEPARREAAWALLAMTLMRFCYGALTVMMLMLCRYAWSSGSDDGLALLGLAVGISGAGFFAAAVVTPWAAGRLGPRGWILVCAGTAALLEPALGLYFTPPPVLAASFVLGLTTQGAKIATDTVVQSSVDDGYRGRIFSVYDVLFNVAFVGAAAVAALILPSDGRSVPLVVTVALLYAAVALSMARFDRQSVSHQ; this is translated from the coding sequence ATGGCCGTCGTGCGTGATCTGCGCGTCCTCCTGCGCCTCCAGAACTTCCGACGTCTGCTCGGGGTCCGCCTGCTGTCCCAGGGCGCCGACGGGGTCTTCCAGGTCGCGCTCGCCACCTACGTCGTCTTCTCCCCGGAGAAGCAGACCTCCGCTGCCTCGATCGCCTCGGCGATGGCCGTACTGCTCCTCCCGTACTCCCTCATCGGCCCCTTCGCGGGCGTCCTGCTGGACCGTTGGCGGCGCCGCCAGGTCTTCCTGTACGGCAATCTGCTGCGGGCCGCGCTGGCGTGCCTGACGGCCGTTCTGATGCTGAGCCACGTGCCCGCCTGGCTCTTCTACGCCTCCGCGCTGTGCGTCACCGCGGTCAACCGCTTCGTCCTCGCGGGTCTCTCGGCCGCCCTGCCCCGCGTCGTCGACCCGGACCGGCTGGTGATCGCCAACTCGCTCTCTCCCACCGCCGGGACACTCGCCGCGACCGCGGGCGGGGGCCTCGCCTTCGTCGTGCGACTGGTCGGCTCGGACTCTGACTCGGCGGTCGTGCTCGTCGGGGCGGCCCTCTATCTGTGCGCGGCGCTCGCCGCGCTGCGCATCTCGCCGGAACTGCTCGGCCCGGAGCAGCACTTGGTGCGGCCGAACCTGCGCACGGCGCTCGCCGGCACCGCCCGCGGTCTGGTGGCGGGCGTGCGCCATCTCGCCGAGCCCGCGCGGCGGGAGGCCGCCTGGGCGCTCCTGGCCATGACGTTGATGCGCTTCTGCTATGGCGCCCTGACGGTCATGATGCTGATGCTCTGCCGGTACGCCTGGTCGTCCGGCTCGGACGACGGGCTCGCCCTGCTGGGGCTGGCCGTGGGCATATCGGGGGCGGGCTTCTTCGCCGCGGCCGTGGTGACGCCCTGGGCGGCGGGGCGACTGGGCCCCAGGGGCTGGATCCTCGTGTGCGCCGGTACGGCCGCGCTCCTGGAGCCCGCTCTCGGCCTGTACTTCACCCCGCCCCCTGTGCTGGCCGCCTCCTTCGTCCTGGGCCTGACCACACAGGGCGCGAAGATAGCCACCGACACCGTGGTGCAGTCCTCGGTCGACGACGGCTACCGCGGCCGGATCTTCTCCGTCTACGACGTCCTGTTCAACGTCGCGTTCGTCGGCGCGGCCGCGGTGGCCGCACTGATACTGCCTTCTGACGGCCGCTCGGTTCCGCTGGTCGTCACCGTGGCCCTGCTCTACGCCGCGGTTGCTCTATCTATGGCCCGTTTTGATCGCCAGTCAGTGTCACATCAATGA
- a CDS encoding CCA tRNA nucleotidyltransferase — translation MPNANEDNPSALSQVQHRAVSELLRVSPVADDLALRFQEAGFSLALVGGSVRDALLGRLGNDLDFTTDARPEDVLKIVRPWADAVWEVGIAFGTVGAQKDALVDGVQQSFQIEITTYRSEAYDRTSRKPEVSYGDSIEEDLVRRDFTVNAMAVALPEKKFIDPHGGRDDLAARVLRTPGTPEQSFSDDPLRMMRAARFAAQLDFEVAPDVVAAMTDMAGRIEIVSAERVRDELNKLLLSAHPRKGLTLLVDTGLSAHVLPELPALRLERDEHHRHKDVYDHTLIVLEQAMELEENGSDLVLRLAALLHDIGKPRTRRFEQDGRVSFHHHEMVGAKMTKKRMSELKYSNELVKDVSRLVELHLRFHGYGTGEWTDSAVRRYVRDAGPLLDRLHKLTRSDCTTRNKRKATALSRAYDGLEERIARLQEQEELDAIRPDLDGNQIMEILGIGPGPAIGQAYKFLLELRLENGPMEHDAAVAALKEWWSEQG, via the coding sequence GTGCCGAACGCCAACGAAGACAATCCCAGTGCCCTGAGCCAGGTGCAGCACCGCGCGGTGAGTGAACTGCTGCGGGTGTCCCCTGTCGCCGACGACCTCGCCCTCCGGTTCCAGGAGGCCGGGTTCTCCCTCGCCCTCGTCGGCGGCTCGGTCCGGGACGCGCTCCTCGGCCGGCTCGGCAACGACCTGGACTTCACCACGGATGCCCGGCCCGAGGACGTACTGAAGATCGTGCGGCCCTGGGCGGACGCCGTCTGGGAGGTCGGGATCGCCTTCGGCACCGTCGGCGCCCAGAAGGACGCCCTCGTGGACGGCGTACAGCAGTCGTTCCAGATCGAGATCACGACGTACCGCTCCGAGGCGTACGACCGGACGTCCCGCAAGCCCGAGGTGTCCTACGGCGACTCGATCGAGGAAGACCTCGTGCGCCGTGATTTCACCGTGAACGCGATGGCTGTCGCGCTGCCGGAGAAGAAGTTCATCGACCCGCACGGCGGCCGGGACGACCTGGCCGCCCGGGTGCTGCGCACCCCGGGAACGCCCGAGCAGTCCTTCTCCGACGATCCACTGCGGATGATGCGTGCCGCCAGGTTCGCGGCTCAGCTCGACTTCGAGGTGGCCCCGGACGTCGTCGCGGCGATGACGGACATGGCAGGACGTATCGAGATCGTCTCGGCGGAACGGGTACGGGACGAGCTCAACAAGCTCCTTCTCTCCGCGCACCCGCGCAAGGGCCTGACGCTGCTCGTCGACACCGGTCTCTCGGCCCATGTGCTGCCCGAGCTGCCGGCCCTGCGGCTGGAACGTGACGAGCACCACCGGCACAAGGACGTCTACGATCACACCCTGATCGTCCTGGAACAGGCCATGGAGCTCGAGGAGAACGGCTCCGACCTGGTCCTGAGACTGGCCGCGCTGTTGCATGACATCGGCAAGCCGAGGACCCGGCGCTTCGAGCAGGACGGAAGGGTCTCCTTCCATCACCACGAGATGGTGGGCGCGAAGATGACCAAGAAGCGGATGTCGGAGCTCAAGTACTCGAACGAGCTCGTGAAGGACGTCTCCCGACTGGTCGAACTTCATCTGCGGTTCCACGGGTACGGCACCGGTGAATGGACCGATTCCGCGGTCCGTCGGTACGTACGGGACGCGGGGCCGCTCCTCGACCGTCTTCACAAGCTGACCCGCTCCGACTGCACCACCCGTAACAAGCGCAAGGCGACCGCACTCTCGCGTGCGTACGACGGCCTGGAGGAGCGCATCGCCCGGCTTCAGGAGCAGGAGGAGCTGGACGCGATCCGGCCCGATCTCGACGGCAACCAGATCATGGAGATCCTGGGTATCGGCCCGGGCCCGGCGATCGGCCAGGCGTACAAGTTCCTGCTGGAGCTCCGACTGGAGAACGGCCCGATGGAACACGACGCGGCAGTGGCGGCGCTCAAGGAGTGGTGGTCCGAGCAGGGCTGA
- a CDS encoding transglycosylase domain-containing protein, whose product MSEHRRKPPQQQGGGRAAARRGQPGPSAGRRATPRGATGSPSDSYESPSGSGGSGGEEERPYGGRAEARRAAQRSSGGGRRRGTEAAGSAGRRGGPNGPGRGRPSGPVKKRFIDYPRAGRSGGARWVPSWKLVSGLFIGFVGSLVAVAGIGYAMVSVPDVAHTAEAQNNVYYWADGTQMVATGGETNRQIINYSQIPAAMRYAVISQENKTFETDSGVDPKGIARAFLNMARGGQTQGGSTITQQYVKNAMLDDQSQTISRKFKEIFVSIKVGATVKKEKIMEGYLNSAYYGRGAYGLQAAARAYFDKDAIKLDPSQCAFLAAMLKGATYYDPAGATSLDPAANSDANTRRATAQWSDTLDKEVKYGHLSAAKRATFKTLPKAQNPRSNTRLSGQIGYLVDLAKGYVVHNTKITENLLQQGGFSIHTTFDKSKVNALEAAVKEVRSKKINPKVRPDTDKFVQFGGASVDPTTGAIKAIYGGEDATKHFTNNADQTGAQVGSTFKPFVLAAAMQWGVKDPDGSGQRKIASPKSLYSGKNKLKIKQYDHSVWTNEEGKEWLQTNDGNESYNPPSYKIDLREAMRESVNSAYVQLGMDVGTDKVEQAALKAGILKTSLASSAFPSFSIGTSDPSAIRMAGAYATFADSGRQREPYSVEKITSKDGVVFEHRTVAKVKEAFSPEVADNVTDVLRTVVDKGTGTAARLTGRQVAGKTGTTDGNKSAWFVGYTPQLSTSIGMYRLDDNASSKNRTFLEMYGTGGEKKIHGASFPAQIWHDYMETALKGQKVENFPPPQPIGEVLNDTPSPSATPSATSSPSTSPTPSDTPSPTLSNSPSPTTSESCGKFDWTCGNNGGTDAGGSGNGGTDGGVTNSPTATDTAGNGGGNGNGGGFIRGQTG is encoded by the coding sequence ATGAGCGAGCACCGTCGCAAACCGCCGCAGCAGCAGGGCGGCGGACGTGCCGCGGCCCGGCGCGGCCAGCCCGGCCCGTCCGCAGGCCGCCGCGCGACACCGCGAGGCGCCACTGGGTCACCTTCCGACTCCTATGAGTCACCTTCCGGTTCCGGTGGGTCAGGGGGTGAGGAGGAGCGCCCGTACGGGGGCCGCGCCGAGGCCCGGCGCGCGGCACAGAGGAGCAGTGGCGGCGGACGCCGCAGAGGCACGGAAGCAGCCGGATCCGCGGGCCGGCGCGGCGGCCCGAACGGGCCCGGTCGTGGCCGTCCCTCGGGGCCCGTCAAGAAACGCTTCATCGACTACCCGCGCGCGGGCCGGTCGGGGGGTGCCCGCTGGGTGCCGTCATGGAAGCTGGTGTCGGGTCTGTTCATCGGCTTCGTCGGGAGCTTGGTGGCCGTGGCCGGCATCGGGTACGCGATGGTGAGCGTCCCCGACGTGGCGCACACTGCTGAGGCGCAGAACAACGTCTACTACTGGGCCGACGGCACCCAGATGGTCGCCACCGGTGGTGAGACGAACCGGCAGATCATCAACTACTCGCAGATCCCCGCGGCGATGCGCTACGCCGTCATCTCGCAGGAGAACAAGACCTTCGAGACCGACAGCGGCGTCGACCCGAAGGGCATCGCGCGTGCCTTCCTGAACATGGCCAGGGGCGGGCAGACGCAGGGTGGTTCCACCATCACCCAGCAGTACGTCAAGAACGCGATGCTGGACGACCAGTCGCAGACGATCTCCCGGAAGTTCAAGGAGATCTTCGTCTCGATCAAGGTGGGCGCCACGGTCAAGAAGGAAAAGATCATGGAGGGGTACCTGAACTCCGCGTACTACGGTCGCGGGGCGTACGGACTCCAGGCGGCCGCGCGCGCGTACTTCGACAAGGACGCCATCAAGCTCGACCCGAGCCAGTGCGCCTTCCTGGCGGCGATGCTCAAGGGCGCCACCTACTACGACCCGGCGGGCGCGACGTCGCTCGACCCGGCGGCCAACTCCGACGCCAACACGAGGCGGGCCACGGCCCAGTGGTCGGACACGCTGGACAAAGAGGTCAAGTACGGCCACCTGAGCGCTGCGAAGCGGGCCACGTTCAAAACACTTCCCAAGGCCCAGAATCCGCGTTCGAACACTCGGCTCAGCGGCCAGATCGGCTATCTCGTCGACCTCGCCAAGGGATACGTCGTCCACAACACCAAGATCACCGAGAACCTGCTCCAGCAGGGCGGCTTCTCGATCCATACGACCTTCGACAAGTCGAAGGTCAACGCCCTCGAAGCCGCTGTGAAGGAAGTCCGCAGCAAGAAGATCAACCCCAAGGTGCGGCCGGACACGGACAAGTTCGTCCAGTTCGGTGGGGCCTCGGTCGATCCGACCACGGGCGCGATCAAGGCCATCTACGGCGGTGAGGACGCGACCAAGCACTTCACCAACAACGCCGACCAGACCGGTGCCCAGGTGGGATCGACGTTCAAACCGTTCGTGCTCGCGGCCGCCATGCAGTGGGGCGTGAAGGATCCCGACGGGTCGGGACAGCGCAAGATCGCCTCTCCGAAGAGCCTGTACAGCGGCAAGAACAAACTCAAGATCAAGCAGTACGACCACTCCGTCTGGACCAACGAGGAGGGCAAGGAGTGGCTGCAGACCAACGACGGAAACGAGTCGTACAACCCGCCGAGCTACAAGATCGACCTGCGTGAGGCGATGCGGGAGTCCGTGAACTCCGCCTACGTCCAGCTCGGCATGGACGTGGGTACGGACAAGGTGGAGCAGGCCGCGCTCAAGGCTGGCATCCTCAAGACCAGCCTGGCGAGTTCCGCCTTCCCCTCGTTCTCCATCGGTACCTCCGACCCCAGCGCGATCCGTATGGCCGGTGCGTACGCCACCTTCGCGGACAGCGGACGCCAGCGCGAGCCCTACTCGGTCGAGAAGATCACCAGCAAGGACGGCGTGGTGTTCGAGCACCGGACCGTCGCCAAGGTGAAGGAAGCCTTCAGCCCGGAGGTCGCGGACAACGTCACCGACGTGCTGCGGACGGTCGTCGACAAGGGAACCGGTACCGCCGCGCGGCTGACCGGCCGCCAGGTGGCCGGCAAGACCGGTACCACCGACGGCAACAAGTCGGCCTGGTTCGTCGGGTACACCCCGCAGCTGTCGACCTCGATCGGCATGTACCGCCTGGACGACAACGCGAGCAGCAAGAACCGTACGTTCCTGGAGATGTACGGCACGGGCGGCGAGAAGAAGATCCACGGTGCGTCGTTCCCGGCCCAGATCTGGCACGACTACATGGAGACCGCGCTCAAGGGCCAGAAGGTGGAGAACTTCCCGCCGCCGCAGCCCATCGGCGAGGTCCTCAACGACACCCCGAGCCCGTCCGCGACCCCGTCGGCCACTTCGTCGCCCTCGACGAGCCCGACGCCGAGCGACACCCCCAGCCCGACGCTCAGCAACTCTCCCTCGCCCACGACGAGCGAGAGCTGCGGCAAGTTCGACTGGACCTGCGGTAACAACGGCGGGACGGACGCGGGTGGCAGCGGCAACGGCGGGACGGACGGAGGCGTCACCAACAGTCCCACGGCCACCGATACCGCCGGCAACGGCGGAGGCAACGGCAACGGAGGCGGCTTCATCCGGGGCCAGACCGGCTGA
- a CDS encoding alanine racemase: MALTLYVDTARWRAHHKQVSEQFPGLVPVCKGNGYGFGHERLADEATRLGSDILAVGTTYEAARIKDWFGGDLLVLTPFRRGEEPVPLPDRVIRSVSSIDGVYGLVGARVVIEVMSSMKRHGVSEQDLPHLHSAIENVRLEGFAIHLPLDRTDGSDAVEEVIGWMDRLRAARLPLHTMFVSHLKAQELARLQQQFPQTRFRARIGTRLWLGDHDATEYRGAVLDVTPVAKGDRFGYRQQKAASDGWLVVVAGGTSHGVGLEAPKALHGVMPRAKGVARAGLATVNRNLSPFVWAGKQRWFAEPPHMQVSILFVPSDATEPRVGDELVAHLRHTTTQFDRVVER, encoded by the coding sequence ATGGCGCTCACGCTCTACGTCGACACCGCGCGCTGGCGGGCACACCACAAGCAGGTGTCCGAGCAGTTCCCGGGGCTCGTCCCCGTCTGCAAGGGCAACGGCTACGGCTTCGGCCACGAACGGCTCGCGGACGAGGCCACCCGCCTCGGCTCCGACATCCTCGCCGTCGGCACCACGTACGAGGCCGCCCGGATCAAGGACTGGTTCGGCGGCGACCTGCTGGTCCTGACGCCGTTCAGGCGGGGCGAGGAGCCCGTACCGCTGCCCGACCGTGTCATCCGCTCGGTGTCGTCCATCGACGGCGTGTACGGCCTCGTGGGCGCCCGTGTCGTCATCGAGGTGATGTCCTCGATGAAGCGGCACGGTGTCAGCGAGCAGGATCTGCCGCATCTGCACTCCGCCATCGAGAACGTGCGGCTGGAGGGCTTCGCCATCCACCTGCCGCTGGACCGTACCGACGGCTCGGACGCCGTCGAGGAGGTCATCGGCTGGATGGACCGCCTGCGTGCGGCCCGCCTGCCGCTGCACACGATGTTCGTCAGCCACCTGAAGGCCCAGGAACTCGCGCGTCTGCAGCAGCAGTTCCCGCAGACCCGGTTCCGCGCCCGCATCGGTACGCGGCTGTGGCTGGGCGACCACGACGCGACCGAGTACCGCGGGGCCGTCCTGGACGTCACGCCCGTCGCCAAGGGCGACCGTTTCGGCTACCGGCAGCAGAAGGCGGCCTCGGACGGCTGGCTCGTCGTCGTGGCGGGCGGTACGTCGCACGGGGTGGGCCTGGAGGCCCCGAAGGCGCTGCACGGCGTCATGCCGCGCGCCAAGGGCGTCGCCCGGGCCGGCCTGGCGACGGTCAACCGGAACCTTTCCCCGTTCGTCTGGGCGGGCAAGCAGCGCTGGTTCGCCGAGCCCCCGCACATGCAGGTCTCGATCCTCTTCGTGCCCTCCGACGCCACGGAGCCGAGGGTCGGCGACGAGCTGGTGGCCCATCTGCGGCACACGACCACGCAGTTCGACCGCGTCGTCGAGCGCTGA
- a CDS encoding PadR family transcriptional regulator — MSRRSGILEFAVLGLLRESPMHGYELRKRLNTSLGVFRAFSYGTLYPCLKTLVANGWLIEESGSTPEDALAAPLAGRRAKIVYRLTAEGKEHFEELLSQTGPDAYEDEHFAARFAFFGQTSRDVRMRVLEGRRSRLEERLEKMRASLARTRERLDDYTLELQRHGMESVEREVRWLNELIESERAGRDIKGSATEGTSRGVSDGPAPQHSTSGETGGLPRHRDDSRPDPSDDTTT, encoded by the coding sequence ATGAGCCGGCGCTCCGGCATCCTCGAGTTCGCCGTTCTCGGTCTGCTCCGCGAGTCCCCGATGCACGGCTATGAGCTGCGCAAACGACTCAATACGTCACTCGGTGTGTTCCGGGCGTTCAGCTACGGGACGCTCTACCCCTGCCTCAAGACGCTGGTCGCCAACGGCTGGTTGATCGAGGAATCGGGGAGCACCCCAGAGGACGCCCTCGCCGCACCACTCGCAGGGCGTCGCGCCAAGATCGTCTACCGATTGACGGCGGAAGGTAAGGAACACTTCGAGGAGTTGCTCTCGCAGACGGGTCCCGACGCGTACGAGGACGAGCACTTCGCCGCTCGTTTCGCCTTCTTCGGGCAGACGTCACGCGACGTACGCATGCGCGTACTGGAGGGCCGCCGCAGCCGGCTCGAGGAGCGCCTGGAGAAGATGCGCGCCTCTCTGGCACGCACCCGGGAGCGCCTCGACGACTACACCCTTGAGCTCCAGCGCCACGGAATGGAGTCCGTGGAGCGCGAAGTGCGCTGGCTGAACGAGCTCATCGAAAGCGAGCGGGCGGGACGGGACATCAAGGGTTCCGCCACCGAAGGCACCTCCCGAGGTGTCTCCGACGGTCCCGCTCCGCAGCACAGCACATCTGGAGAGACGGGCGGCCTGCCCCGGCACCGGGATGACTCCCGACCGGATCCGTCCGACGACACCACCACGTGA
- a CDS encoding peptidoglycan bridge formation glycyltransferase FemA/FemB family protein yields MSLTLRTISREQHLAYIQSLPSASHMQVPAWADVKAEWRSESLGWFDGRSGEMVGAGLVLYRQLPKIKRYLAYLPEGPVINWYAPNLDEWLQPMLAHLKQQGAFSVKMGPPVIIRRWEATSIKGGIQNPDVKRLRDIEADFIEPRAFEVADKLRRMGWQQGEDGGAGFGDVQPRYVFQVPLANRSLEEVHKNFNQLWRRNIKKAEKEGVEVVQGGYHDLEEWQRLYEITAIRDHFRPRPLSYFQRMWTALNTEDPNRMRLYFARRGGVNLSAATMLVVGGHVWYSYGASDNIGREFRPSNAMQWRMLRDSYALGATVYDLRGISDSLDETDHLFGLIQFKVGTGGQAAEYLGEWDFPLNKLLHKALDIYMSRR; encoded by the coding sequence ATGAGCCTGACCCTGAGGACCATCAGCCGAGAGCAGCATCTGGCATACATCCAGAGCCTGCCCTCGGCTAGCCACATGCAGGTCCCGGCCTGGGCCGACGTGAAGGCCGAATGGCGCTCGGAGAGCCTGGGCTGGTTCGACGGCAGGAGCGGCGAGATGGTCGGCGCCGGACTGGTGCTGTACCGCCAACTGCCCAAGATCAAGCGCTATCTCGCGTATCTGCCCGAGGGCCCGGTCATCAACTGGTATGCGCCGAACCTCGACGAGTGGCTGCAGCCGATGCTCGCGCACCTCAAGCAGCAGGGTGCCTTCTCCGTGAAGATGGGGCCGCCGGTGATCATCCGGCGCTGGGAGGCCACCTCCATCAAGGGCGGCATCCAGAACCCGGACGTGAAGCGTCTGCGCGACATCGAGGCCGACTTCATCGAGCCGCGCGCCTTCGAGGTGGCCGACAAGCTGCGCCGCATGGGCTGGCAGCAGGGCGAGGACGGCGGCGCCGGCTTCGGCGACGTGCAGCCCCGCTACGTCTTCCAGGTGCCGCTGGCCAACCGCTCCCTGGAAGAGGTCCACAAGAACTTCAACCAGCTGTGGCGCCGCAACATCAAGAAGGCCGAGAAGGAGGGGGTCGAGGTCGTCCAGGGCGGCTACCACGACCTCGAGGAGTGGCAGCGGCTGTACGAGATCACGGCGATCCGCGACCACTTCAGGCCTCGACCGCTCTCGTACTTCCAGCGCATGTGGACGGCCCTCAACACCGAGGACCCCAACCGGATGCGGCTCTACTTCGCCCGGCGGGGCGGCGTGAACCTGTCGGCGGCGACGATGCTGGTGGTCGGCGGACACGTCTGGTACTCGTACGGCGCCTCGGACAACATCGGCCGTGAGTTCCGTCCCTCGAACGCGATGCAGTGGCGGATGCTGCGCGACTCGTACGCCCTGGGTGCGACGGTGTACGACCTGCGCGGCATCTCCGACTCGCTGGACGAGACCGACCACCTCTTCGGCCTGATCCAGTTCAAGGTGGGCACGGGCGGTCAGGCGGCCGAGTACCTCGGAGAGTGGGACTTCCCGCTCAACAAGCTGCTGCACAAGGCGCTCGACATCTACATGTCCCGCCGCTGA
- a CDS encoding glycosyltransferase family 87 protein, translating into MPSAETTRASVREPEPVRPTKEDEVAAAGSELIGGPIGRRALLGTSWWTPVRVVALVAIAMFALGMVQKLPCYDGGWFFGASTQYTHACYSDIPHLYQGRGFADGLVPYFDKLPGDMDYLEYPVLTGVFMEVAAWLTPGGGSIQDQEQIYWMVNAGMLMVCAAVIAVSTARTHRRRPWDGLLVALAPAFALTATINWDLLAVALLAAAMLMWSRGRALAFGILIGLATAAKFYPFLVMGPLLVLCWRAGKWREFGIAVMGAVGAWLVVNLPVMYLAPEGWAKFYSFSHDRGVDFGSVFLFLSTWFKITITADTANAWALVLMVLVCVGMTALALTAPRRPRFAQLAFLVVAAFVLTNKVYSPQYVLWLVPLAALARPRWRDFLIWQACEVAYFLGIWMYLAYTTSGDAHKGLSSQGYQIAIAVHLLGTLYLCAVVVRDIFMPERDMVRKAGDDDPSGGVLDGAEDAFVLGAAAHPPRHAAHFEGPPVQWGNGGVAVEDRSP; encoded by the coding sequence ATGCCCAGTGCAGAGACGACGCGAGCGAGCGTGCGCGAGCCGGAGCCGGTGCGGCCGACCAAGGAGGACGAGGTCGCCGCGGCCGGCAGTGAGCTGATCGGCGGCCCCATCGGACGAAGGGCCCTTCTGGGGACGTCCTGGTGGACGCCAGTACGGGTCGTCGCGCTCGTCGCGATCGCCATGTTCGCCCTCGGCATGGTCCAGAAGCTGCCCTGCTACGACGGCGGCTGGTTCTTCGGGGCCAGCACCCAGTACACGCACGCGTGCTACTCGGACATTCCGCACCTCTACCAGGGGCGCGGTTTCGCCGACGGCCTGGTGCCGTACTTCGACAAGCTCCCGGGCGACATGGACTACCTCGAGTACCCCGTGCTCACGGGTGTGTTCATGGAGGTCGCGGCCTGGCTCACGCCGGGTGGCGGCAGCATCCAGGACCAGGAGCAGATCTACTGGATGGTCAACGCCGGGATGCTCATGGTGTGCGCGGCGGTCATCGCCGTGAGCACCGCGCGCACCCACCGCAGGCGCCCCTGGGACGGCCTCCTGGTCGCCCTCGCGCCCGCCTTCGCGCTCACGGCCACCATCAACTGGGACCTGCTCGCCGTGGCCCTGCTGGCCGCCGCGATGCTCATGTGGTCGCGGGGCCGCGCCCTCGCCTTCGGCATCCTGATCGGACTCGCGACCGCCGCCAAGTTCTACCCGTTCCTGGTGATGGGTCCGCTGCTCGTGCTGTGCTGGCGGGCCGGCAAGTGGCGCGAGTTCGGGATCGCGGTGATGGGCGCCGTGGGCGCCTGGCTGGTCGTCAACCTTCCGGTCATGTACCTCGCCCCGGAGGGCTGGGCGAAGTTCTACAGCTTCAGCCACGACCGGGGAGTCGACTTCGGTTCGGTCTTCCTGTTCCTCTCGACCTGGTTCAAGATCACGATCACCGCCGACACCGCGAACGCCTGGGCGCTGGTCCTGATGGTGCTCGTCTGCGTGGGCATGACCGCCCTCGCCCTCACCGCCCCGCGCCGCCCCCGCTTCGCCCAGCTGGCGTTCCTGGTCGTCGCGGCCTTCGTCCTCACCAACAAGGTCTACTCGCCCCAGTACGTACTGTGGCTGGTCCCCCTCGCCGCGCTGGCCCGGCCGCGCTGGCGGGACTTCCTGATCTGGCAGGCGTGCGAGGTCGCGTACTTCCTGGGGATCTGGATGTACCTCGCGTACACGACCAGCGGGGACGCCCACAAGGGCCTCTCATCGCAGGGCTACCAGATCGCCATCGCCGTCCACCTCCTGGGCACGCTGTACCTGTGCGCCGTGGTAGTACGCGACATCTTCATGCCGGAACGGGACATGGTCCGCAAGGCGGGCGACGACGACCCCTCGGGCGGAGTCCTCGACGGGGCGGAGGACGCCTTCGTCCTCGGGGCCGCGGCCCATCCGCCCAGGCACGCGGCGCACTTCGAGGGGCCGCCGGTGCAGTGGGGCAACGGAGGCGTGGCCGTGGAGGACCGTTCGCCCTGA